Proteins from a genomic interval of Fundidesulfovibrio putealis DSM 16056:
- a CDS encoding diguanylate cyclase domain-containing protein, giving the protein MKAPRLQSWWSDRIIAMRRDRRATTLQGVAYLLAISWLDYATGYEINLSVVYLTPLIMLTVAGGWRLGLITVFACATSIELTDWLAGRRFDHFSYHFYSFLSHSLSYLSFLLLITQLLKLWEQERLIAGQDPLTGLCNRYGFLTQAEEALRDCARGRQTARLSIWNVARLRQVNASHGHDKADALLLSVADGLREALPTALLGRFGADKFVVLEDRCTGQDAPVDQMKIRGVLDSAAAEVGVPIDPRRAARELAPLHRTPEELAGLLDALLDEVR; this is encoded by the coding sequence ATGAAAGCACCCCGCCTCCAATCCTGGTGGTCCGACCGGATCATCGCCATGCGGCGCGACCGGCGCGCAACCACGCTCCAGGGCGTGGCCTACCTGCTGGCCATCTCCTGGCTGGACTACGCCACCGGGTACGAGATCAACCTGAGCGTGGTGTACCTGACCCCGCTCATCATGCTCACGGTGGCCGGGGGCTGGCGGCTGGGGCTCATCACGGTGTTCGCCTGCGCCACGTCCATTGAGTTGACCGACTGGCTGGCGGGCAGACGCTTCGACCACTTTTCCTACCACTTCTACAGCTTCCTCTCGCACAGCCTGTCGTATCTGTCTTTTCTGCTGCTGATCACGCAGCTCCTGAAACTCTGGGAACAGGAGCGCCTGATTGCCGGGCAGGACCCGCTGACGGGGCTGTGCAACCGCTACGGCTTCCTGACCCAGGCCGAGGAGGCCCTGCGCGACTGCGCCAGGGGAAGGCAGACGGCGCGGCTCTCCATCTGGAACGTGGCGCGGCTTCGGCAGGTGAACGCCAGCCACGGGCACGACAAGGCCGACGCCCTGCTCTTAAGCGTTGCCGACGGACTGCGCGAGGCGCTGCCAACTGCACTTCTGGGCAGGTTCGGGGCGGACAAGTTCGTGGTGCTGGAAGATCGCTGCACAGGCCAGGACGCGCCTGTCGACCAGATGAAGATCCGGGGAGTGCTGGACAGCGCCGCCGCAGAGGTCGGCGTGCCCATCGACCCGCGCCGGGCCGCACGGGAGCTTGCGCCGCTGCACCGCACGCCGGAGGAACTGGCCGGGCTTCTGGACGCGCTGCTGGACGAGGTGCGGTAG